A stretch of DNA from Mesorhizobium onobrychidis:
CTCGTCCGGCAAACGGACCAGATTGGTGTCGGCATGGTCGATGGCGACAAATTCGGCGAACGAGCCCCAGGCGGTGAAGCCGGGCTGGGTCTGGTGTTCGCAGACCTGATGGTTGCCCGAGCTGCATTCGAAGCAACGGCCGCAGCCGACGGCGAATGGCACCGTGACGCGCTCGCCGGTCTTCCATCGGGTCACCTGCCTGCCGGCCGCCACCACGACGCCGGCAAGCTCGTGGCCAGGCACATGCGGCAGGCGGATGCCGTCGTCATGGCCCATCCAGCCATGCCAATCGCTGCGGCAGAGACCGGTCGCCTCGACCTTGATGACAACGCCGCCCAGTGCCGGCTCCGGATCGGGAACGGTCTGGATCGTTGGCGTTTCACCGAACTTTTCGAAGACAACGGCTTTCATCGGCAATTCCTCATGCTTTAATCCAACTCGCTCTATTCGACATCGATCTGGTTCTCGGGTGCGGCCTTTTGGAAGGCCGGCAGCGCCATGCAGGCGGCGTGGATGCGTTTGATCGTCGGGTAAGGCGTCATGTCGACGCCGAAACGGGCATTGCTGGTGACCTGAGCGACCAGGCAGATGTCGGCCAGCCCCGGTGTGTCGCCATGGCAGAATGTCCCGGTTTCGGCCGAGGAAGCCAGAATCTTTTCAAGCGGCTGGAACCCTTCGTTCACCCAGTGCCGGAACCAGTTGGCGACATCCTCGTCGCCGGCGCCGAACAGCGTGCGCAGCGAGGTCAGCACGCGCAGATTGTTCACCGGATGAATGTCGCAGGCGATCATCTGCGCCAGCATCCTGACTCGAGCCCGGCCACGCGCGTCCTGCGGTAAAAGTGGCGGTTCGGGCCTGGTCTCGTCGAGAAATTCGATGATCGCCAGCGATTGGGTCAGTAGCGTGCCGTCGCCCAGGATCAGTGCCGGCACCAGTCCTTGCGGATTGACCGAGAGATAGGCGGGCTCCAGATGCTCGCCGTGGCGCAGATGATGCGGCACGTATTGGTAGGTCATGCCCTTCATCTCCAGCGCGATCCGCACCCGGTGGGAGGTGGAGGAGCGGTAGTAGTTATGAAGGACGAGGTCGCTCATTGCGGCACATTCGGCCGATTTGGACGACCGGGCAAGGCATGGATGTACTATTTGCCAATAATCTGGCCATGGTTGCTGGGCTATTCTATCCTGCCCTGAACTGAAACGAACGCCAATGACCGCAGTCAACGATAGCGCCCGGTTTCTGATCATCGACGATCACCCGCTGTTTCGCGAGGCGCTGCACAGCGCTGTGCAAATGGCCTATCCGGACGTCGATACTGTCGAGGCGCGTTCGATCACCGAGGCGTTTGAGCTTCTGGCAGATGCGAAGCCATTCGATCTCGCGCTGCTCGACCTCAGCATGCCTGATGTGCATGGCTTCGACGGGCTGCTGCAACTTCGGACCCGCTATCCGCGCCTGCCGGTGGTCATCGTTTCGGGGCATGAGGAGCCGAAGATCATTTCTGAGGCGCTGTCCTATGGTGCGGCCGGCTTCATCCCGAAATCGGCGCGCAAGAGCGATCTGGCCGCCGCCATCCGCTCGGTGATGGAAGGTGCGATCTACGTGCCCGAAACCTATGAAGGGCAGCCGCCGGACGCCGACAGCACCGACCGCGCCGAGATGGTGCAGCGCCTTGCCAAACTGACGCCGCAGCAACTACGGGTGCTGCAGATGCTGCGCCAGGGCTTGCTCAACAAGCAGATCGCCTACGAGCTGCAGGTCGGCGAAACCACTGTCAAGGCGCATGTCTCCGAGATCCTGCGCAAGCTCAACGTCTACAGCCGGACGCAAGCCGTCATCGAGGTTTCGAAGCTCGACAGTGCCGAGCTGTTTCGCGGCCAGGCGGGGTTTTAGGCGCGCCGGCTGCGGAATTACGGTGACAGTGCACCATTTTCTTAGCGCTCGCGGTCTTCTGCCCGTGTCCTTGGTGGATCAAGCCAGGAG
This window harbors:
- the maiA gene encoding maleylacetoacetate isomerase produces the protein MSDLVLHNYYRSSTSHRVRIALEMKGMTYQYVPHHLRHGEHLEPAYLSVNPQGLVPALILGDGTLLTQSLAIIEFLDETRPEPPLLPQDARGRARVRMLAQMIACDIHPVNNLRVLTSLRTLFGAGDEDVANWFRHWVNEGFQPLEKILASSAETGTFCHGDTPGLADICLVAQVTSNARFGVDMTPYPTIKRIHAACMALPAFQKAAPENQIDVE
- a CDS encoding response regulator; the protein is MTAVNDSARFLIIDDHPLFREALHSAVQMAYPDVDTVEARSITEAFELLADAKPFDLALLDLSMPDVHGFDGLLQLRTRYPRLPVVIVSGHEEPKIISEALSYGAAGFIPKSARKSDLAAAIRSVMEGAIYVPETYEGQPPDADSTDRAEMVQRLAKLTPQQLRVLQMLRQGLLNKQIAYELQVGETTVKAHVSEILRKLNVYSRTQAVIEVSKLDSAELFRGQAGF